The sequence below is a genomic window from Nitrospira sp..
TAGTTTGGATCTCAGCGAGAAGACCGTCAAAAACCATGTGCGCAATATTTTTCACAAGCTGCAGGTCTACGATCGAACTCAGGCCGCCATTCTCGCGATTCGGAAAGGGCTCATTGAACTGGAGCCAAGACCGTAACTTGGAGTGGCAATCGCCCTTGTACTTGCCGACTCGCCGCGATCATCTTTCCATTGACTGCAGTCGGTAACTCATTGAAAACCAAACACTTCCGTGCTTGGCTGGTTTTGGCAAAAGATACAATTGTGTTTTTTTCGCAACAGCTATTATTTTGGATATTCATCATATATTCATTATAAATCAACGCATTAAGTGCATTTATCAAATTGGCACAATCATTGCTTGATATATTGCTGGATTTCACGAAGTACGAAGGAGGCACCGTGCGGTTTCAGCAAACGATCGGCTCACCAGTTTCATGTTCGGGCGTCGGGCTCCACTCAGGCCAGCCGGTCACGCTCACTCTTCGCCCGGCCCCTCCAAACACCGGCATCGTCTTTATCTATCGGCATGGATCAGAAGAAACGCTCATCCCTGCTTCGATTTCAAATAAAGTCCCAACAGAACTCTGCACCGCCATCAGCGTCAAGGGCCATCAGGTCAAGACGATTGAACACCTCCTTGCCGCCCTGGTGGGCATGGAAGTCGACAACGTGTATGCCGAAGTCAACGCGGGGGAAGTTCCCGTGCTTGATGGGAGCTCAAGCCCGTTCGTCCGCCTGATCCGTGCTGCCGGCATCATTCCGCAAACCCGCCGACAGTCCTATGTCAAGATTATGCAACCCATCGAGGTTGTGGACGGATCAAAGCGGGTGAGGATCGAACCTTCGTCAACATCGAAAATTACCTATTCCATCCATTACGATCACCCTCTGATCCAGACCCAGTCCTACAGCCACACCTGCTCCGCTCCGGCGTTTGAACAGGACATCGCCATGGCACGGACATTCGGCTTTCTGCACGAAGTCGAAGCGCTGTGGTCGAGAGGACTCGGAAAAGGCGGGACGCTGGACAACACCATCGTGCTGTCTCAAGAGGGTGTAGTGAATGAATCCGGCTTGCGCTTCTCCAATGAATTTGTGCGGCATAAGGTGCTGGACTTGATTGGCGACATCGCGCTGCTCGGATTTCCGTTCATCGGCCACATTGTGGCTGAACGGTCAGGCCATGCCATGCACACACGGCTCGTTGAGCAAATCCTCCTTCAACGTGACAAGTGGGCACTGATCACCGGCGAACATGCGGTAGCCACTCCGGAATCACGTTCTTCTCTCGGACTGCTTCGCCCGGCGCCGTCTCTCGCAATCTAACCCGCTCCACCACACACGCCCACAGTAATGCTTGCGACTCACCAGCAACAAGCGGTGGTCGCGGCCTGTGCATTCAGGGCATAAAAAAACGCCGGAGGTAAGTGGCCTTACCCCCGGCGTGTAAATCCTGGTAGGACTTACTTCTTCTTCGCTGCCTTCTTCGCTGGTTTCTTCGCTGCCTTCTTCGTTGCCAAGACTCTCACCTCCCTTCACACATTAAAGTTGATAGGAACTTCCTCGGCCCACTTACACTACCGCCGTCAATTCCTGCTGAGTCGTGACCGCGAACGTATTGGGTCCGACTTTTTGGAAACGCTTATCCCGCTTCAGTGACGTGGCTACGGAGGTCAACGGCGTCTTGCCCTTGATCTGCAACCCGCCCTCCAAGAGGCGCTGCAACAATTCCTTCGCATGCATCGGCCGACTGGCTTCCCGAAGAATCTGATACGCAGCCTCCGGAACGCTTTTTCCGACATACTTGCTTTTGCCAAGCAGGATCTCACGCGATTGATCGGTGACATCCGTCACAGGAAGCGGGCGAATACCTTTTTCGTCGGTAATAATCTGACTGGAGAGGCTGGCCAACTTGGCCTTATCAGCTTCGACACGATACAGCGTTTCGGCGAGCTCCAAGTACTTCTTGATCATGGCGATTTCATCGTCGAGCCGACGTCGCTTTTTCTCAAGTTCCTGATAGCGGTTCCGGTAGGCGCTGATTCGCTGTTCCAAGCCAACCAGAATGTCGGTCAATTCTTCCACAAGCAAGACCTCAATAAAGCATACTTGCTTTATAGCAATTGATTTAAAATCTGTCAAGTAACTGCAAATAACTATTTGTTCGCGCATCTCGC
It includes:
- a CDS encoding response regulator transcription factor, with the translated sequence SLDLSEKTVKNHVRNIFHKLQVYDRTQAAILAIRKGLIELEPRP
- a CDS encoding UDP-3-O-acyl-N-acetylglucosamine deacetylase encodes the protein MRFQQTIGSPVSCSGVGLHSGQPVTLTLRPAPPNTGIVFIYRHGSEETLIPASISNKVPTELCTAISVKGHQVKTIEHLLAALVGMEVDNVYAEVNAGEVPVLDGSSSPFVRLIRAAGIIPQTRRQSYVKIMQPIEVVDGSKRVRIEPSSTSKITYSIHYDHPLIQTQSYSHTCSAPAFEQDIAMARTFGFLHEVEALWSRGLGKGGTLDNTIVLSQEGVVNESGLRFSNEFVRHKVLDLIGDIALLGFPFIGHIVAERSGHAMHTRLVEQILLQRDKWALITGEHAVATPESRSSLGLLRPAPSLAI
- a CDS encoding winged helix-turn-helix domain-containing protein, with translation MEELTDILVGLEQRISAYRNRYQELEKKRRRLDDEIAMIKKYLELAETLYRVEADKAKLASLSSQIITDEKGIRPLPVTDVTDQSREILLGKSKYVGKSVPEAAYQILREASRPMHAKELLQRLLEGGLQIKGKTPLTSVATSLKRDKRFQKVGPNTFAVTTQQELTAVV